The Oscillatoria acuminata PCC 6304 genomic interval GACGTGCCTTATATGCTACAAAGTGCGAAAATTGCGCCAATTGTGGAAGCGTCCCGGGTGATTGGCACGATCGCCACCCTTGAAGATGTCACAGAACGGGTGCTGCGGGAGTCGGAACTCCACCATCAAATTAAGGAATTAAAACGGACTGAATCGGCGCTGATGGCGACTCAAAGCCAGCTTCAATATTTGTTGTCCTCTAGTCCAGCAGTCATTTATACTTGTCCTGCTAAGCAGCCCTATTCTCCAACTTTTGTGAGTGAGAATATTGTTGAACATCTGGGATATCGACCGGAAGAAATTGTCGGGGACTGCTCATTTTGGCGCGATCGCATTCATCCCGATGATGCACCCGAGCTATTCTCCAGCATCAAACTGTTATATCAGAGGGGTCATTCCCAGAGCGAGTATCGGTTCTGGCATCCAGAGGGCAGCTATCGATGGGTGCGGGATGAAATGAAGCTGATTTGCAAGGGAGAGCACCAGGTTGAAGAAATTGTCGGGGCATTATATGATATCACCGATCGCAAACGAGTCGAAGAACAAGTGCGCCAACAGGCAGCCCTTCTGGACATTGCCACCGATGCGATTTGGGTCAAGGACCTAAACCAAACGATTCAGTTTTGGAATAAAGGGGCGGAAAAATTATATGGATGGACTCGTGAGGAAGCAAGTGCTCAAAGTAGTAGCCGCCTGTTTGAGGTGAAAAGTGCCGAAGAACTCAACCGCATTGAGCAAACGGTCCTGACAACGGGGGAATGGCATGGAGAGTTAGAGCAAATCACCAAAGCGGGTAAATCCATCACCGTTGCCAGTCGGCAGACCCTGGTGCGGGACGATCGAGATCGGCCCTGTTCCATTCTCTCAGTGAATACGGATATTACTGAGAAAAAACAGCTAGAAGCCCAGTTTTTGCGAGCGCAACGCCTCGAAAGTATCGGCACATTAGCGAGTGGCATTGCTCATGATTTGAACAACATTCTCACCCCCATTTTGGGGGCTGTGCAACTGTTGCAAATGTTTCCGTTAAATGCCCAGCAAATGCGCTTAATTTCTATGCTGGAAATTAATACGTTGCGCGGCGCGGACCTGCTCAAACAAGTGCTTTCATTTGCCAAAGGATTAGATGGCGATCGCACCCTGCTCCAAATCAAACACCTGATTGATGAAACCACAGCGATCGCCCGAGAAACCTTTCCCAAATCCATTGAAATTACCACGGCGATCGACCCCCAACTCTGGTTAATTTCCGGGGACCCGACTCACCTGCATCAAATCCTGATGAATCTGTGCGTTAATGCTCGTGATGCCATGCCCAACGGCGGGATTTTATCCATTGAAGCTGAAAATTTGAACCTCACCCCATCGGATTTAATCCTAGACCCCGCAGCTCAAGTTGGCTCTTATATTAAACTCACAATTCGAGATACCGGAACCGGCATTTCTCCGGAAATTTTAGACCGATTATT includes:
- a CDS encoding hybrid sensor histidine kinase/response regulator; its protein translation is MNRITDPFNYNQDLLHWVNDLADRGIFTTDAQLNIQSWNHWLELYSGLNADRVVGQNLLEIYPELKHRRLDRFFDQALAGQVAVLSQRLHGFLLPMLPADVYKDVPYMLQSAKIAPIVEASRVIGTIATLEDVTERVLRESELHHQIKELKRTESALMATQSQLQYLLSSSPAVIYTCPAKQPYSPTFVSENIVEHLGYRPEEIVGDCSFWRDRIHPDDAPELFSSIKLLYQRGHSQSEYRFWHPEGSYRWVRDEMKLICKGEHQVEEIVGALYDITDRKRVEEQVRQQAALLDIATDAIWVKDLNQTIQFWNKGAEKLYGWTREEASAQSSSRLFEVKSAEELNRIEQTVLTTGEWHGELEQITKAGKSITVASRQTLVRDDRDRPCSILSVNTDITEKKQLEAQFLRAQRLESIGTLASGIAHDLNNILTPILGAVQLLQMFPLNAQQMRLISMLEINTLRGADLLKQVLSFAKGLDGDRTLLQIKHLIDETTAIARETFPKSIEITTAIDPQLWLISGDPTHLHQILMNLCVNARDAMPNGGILSIEAENLNLTPSDLILDPAAQVGSYIKLTIRDTGTGISPEILDRLFEPFFTTKALGQGTGLGLPTVRGIVKNHGGFLLISSQLGQGTAFTVYLPAIQGTEALASEPQELPFGAGELILVVDDEVAICEIAQALLQKFGYHVLTANDGMEAISLYSQRSSEIAVVILDMMMPFMDGMLTLKALQKINSSVKVIAISGLLSNFPLAELGDDNSFTYLSKPYKTRDLLCLIRKQIEQ